The genomic stretch CAGGTCAAGACGATGAAGGTGCTCGTGGCGGCCGGTTTGGGTGTGGCGATCGTGCCTTCGATGGCCGTAGGCAAGGACGATGCCGGTATCGTGTACCGGCGCGTAGCGGGCGAGCAGCCAATGCGCGAAGTGCTCTTGATGCGCCATCGAGAGCGATTCCGAAGCAAGACCGAGGCGCGATTCGTGGAGCTCTTGCGCAGCGTGTGTCGAGATATCCGAGTCGCGCGGGAGGATTGATTGAACGAGGGGTCGAGAGACGTTCGCCGAAGGGGGCGGCTTCTTGACAGGAGTGCAGGTGGATGGCACTCGCCGGGGGTGGATCTACCGTCCTTGGGCTGGAACGAGTTCTTCGCGCCCGCATTCGCCGCATTCGAGGAACGTGGCTTCGTACCCGGCAGGGTCGCGTTGGAGCACAAGCATGCCTACGTCCTGTTGACGACGGAAGGGGAGGTGGTGGGCGAGGTGTCGGGACGTCTGCTCAACACTTCACAACGGGCTTCACTTCCAGCGGTCGGGGACTGGGTGGTGTTCGAGCGACGGGCACGGGGCTCGCGGGCAACCATTCACGGCGTGTTGCCACGACGGACTGTGTTTTCCCGTCGAGCGGCGGGTGAACGAGAGCAAGAGCAAGTCGTGGCGGCGAATGTCGACACGGTCTTTCTCGTCGCCGGGTTGGATGTCGATTTCAACCCGCGACGGACGGAGCGATACTTGGCCTTGGCGCGCGGAAGCGGGGCACGGCCGGTGGTCATCCTGAACAAGGCGGACATGTGCGCAGAGGTCGAGGTATGTACCGCGGCGATACGGAATGTCGCCGGCAATGCGGCAGTGCATGCGATCAGCGCAGTGGACGGACGCGGGTTGGAGGCGTTGCATCCGTATCTCGGGCGAGGACGAACGGTGGCGTTGTTGGGCTCGTCCGGGGTGGGGAAGTCGACGTTGGCGAACCGGTTCTTGGGTGAGGACCGTCAGGCGGTGGGAACGGTGAAGGAAGACGACGGCCGGGGTCGTCACACCACGACTCACCGGGAGTTGATCTTGTTGCCCGACGGGACGTTGCTGGTCGATACACCGGGCATGCGCGAGCTGCAGCTCTGGTCGAGCGCTCGCGATGGGTTACGAGCGGTGTTTCCCGAGATTATGGAGTTGGCTGCGTCGTGTCGGTTTCGTGATTGTCACCATACGCAGGAGCCGGGCTGCGCTGTGCGTGCGGCCGTGGCGGGTGGCGAGTTGCCGCCCGAGCGTTGGGCGAGCTTCGAGAAGTTGAGGGCCGAGTTGGAGGCCCTCGAAGCCAAGGTGTCCGGCACGGTGCGCCGGGCGACGCGCGTGCGCGGGCGCAGGATCATGCGCGGTTGAGTCCGGCTGGAGATTCCGAGGTGCGGGCGAGGTCGCCGCGTTCAGACCGACACGATCTTGTGCCGGATGGCGAAGCGAACCAGCTCGGTGACCGAGTGCAGGTTGAGCTTGCGCATGATGTTCGTGCGATGGGTCTCGGCGGTCTTGGGGCTGATGCCGAGGCGGGCGGCGGTCTCTTTGGTGCTCAAACCCTCGGCGACGAGTCGCACGACTTCCTGTTCGCGAGGACTGAGGCGCTTCACGGCCGAGTCGTCGATTTCCACGGATTCGGTCGGGTTGACGTAACGTTGCAGGATGAGCTGAGAGACTTTTCCGGTGAAATAGGGTCGTTTCTGCAAGAGCGACTCGATGGCTTCTTCGAGCAGTCGACCGGCGTCGGATTTCAGGATGAACCCTCGAACGCCGACTGCAATGGCCTCGCGGACGAGACTCTCGGTCTCATGCATCGTGAGCATCAGTAACTCGGTCTCCGGCGCTTCCTCGCGGATGCGCTTGGCGGCTTCGAGGCCGTTGAGGCCCGGCATAGTGAAGTCGAGAATCATGACGTCGGGCCGGGCGCTCTTCGCGATGGCGACGGCTTCCTCACCCGTCGCAGCTTCGCCGCAGACCGCCCAACCCTCGTGCTCGGCGACGGTCATACGGAGACCGCGCCGAACAAGCTCATGATCGTCGGCGATGGCGATGCGAGCGCTGTTCATGGGAATATCGGGTCGACCACTGATGAAATCGTCGTCATTGGCAACGTCGGTTTTCACCTAGGGGACACCCCTCCCTCGAGATGCGGGACGATGGCGAGCAAGGTGGTGCCTGCGCCGTCGGACCGAATCTCGAGCCGTCCTCCGATTTGGTCGAGTCGTTCGTTCATGCCGGTAATGCCGACTCCGAGAGGGGCCCCGGCTTTGAGACGCTCGAGTTTCTCGGTGGGTATGCCGTGACCGTTGTCGCTGATCTCGAGTTCCACGGATGCGTCTGTGCGGGAAAGGCGGACGCGAGCGCGTGTGCACGCCGCGTGTCTGACGACGTTTGTGAGCGATTCCTGCAGGACGCGGAACAGGGAGAGTTCGACCTCGTCGGAAAGGCGTCCGACGGCTTGTTCGATGGCGAGGTCGACCGGGATACCGCTTCGTTGCGAGAACCCGGTCACGTAGTCGGTGGTGGCGCGCTCGAGCCCGAACTCGTCGAGCATCGGAGGATGGAGGAGGTAGGCGAGGGTGCGAATCTCTTGGATGCTGCGATCGGTGAGGTCGATGCACTCCTCGATGGTCTCGCGCGGGTCGTGGTCTTTTCGCGCCGATAGGCGGAGTAGGCGCGCCAAGTTCATGTTCAGGGCCGCGAGGTTCTGAGCGGTGGTATCGTGGAGTTGGCGGGCGATGCGTCGGCGTTCGGTGTCTTGGAGTCGGAGGATGCGTGCGGAAAGCCGTCTCACGAGGCGTTCGCTGTCGCGGACGGGAGTCACGTCGAGATTCGCACCCAGAAGCTTGGTGGGTCGGCCATCGGCGGACCTGAGCATGACTGCGCGTACTTGGATGTCGCGGTAGGAGCCGTCGCGAGTGCGAAAGCGAAACTCGCCTTCGCCCGATTCTTGGCGTCCGCTGAGCACGGCGGACCGGAGGGCTTCGAGGCGTAGACCGTCGTCGGGATGGATGCGCGCGCGGTATTCGTCGGGGTGGTCGGAGACTTCGCCGTCGCTCAACCCGAGTTGGGCGAGCGCCTCGCGCGAATAGTACATCGCGTTGCTCGCCAGATTGTATTCCCAGAACCCCACGCGGGCGATTTCGACGGCCGATTGGAGGCGTTGCCTGCCGTCGGCGAGCGCTTCCTTCGCCGCTTTGCGCCAGCCGATGTCGGTCGCCACCGAGACGAAGTAGGCCGGGTTACCGGAGCGGTCGTTCACGAGAGCGACGAAAAGGTCGACCCACACGACCTGACCGTCGGGCCTCAGGTAGCGTTTTTCCAAGGTGTAGCGATCGATCTCTCCTGCTAGACAGCGGCTGACGAGTTGGATGTCGCCTTGGATGTCGTCGGAGTGCGTGAAGTCGGTCCACGACGATGCCTGCAAGTCGCGTTCGGTGCGCCCAAGGAGGGCGCAGAAGTGAGGATTGGCGCGCAAGACTCGACCTCCGGGCGAAATTTGCGCGATGCCGATGGGTGCGCGCTCGAAGATGGCTCGAAAGAGGCCTTCACTCGGCTCCGTTACGGATACCGAGGCAGCTCGGAGAGTGCCGATGAATCCCGCCTTACCGTTGCCCAAAGGACGCAATTCCAGCTTGGCGTGCCGCGAGATGCCTCGATCGGAACGAAGAGGGATCTTCATCGATGCCACACCGTGTTCGGATGCGTTGAAGAGCGTGGCGCGGGGGACGGCAGGCTCGACGCCGGATCGCGCGAGCAGAATGGGAAGAGGTTTGCCGATCCACCCGTCTCGGGAACGTCCGAGCAGTTCTTCGGCGGTTGCGTTGGCTGCGGTGACGACGCCGGAGCCGTCGATCAGAACGACGCCGTCTTGGGTGTGGTTGTCCAGCAGCGTGCGCACTTGCTCGCGGACGTGGTTCGAATCGTGTTCGAGTGCTGCTGTGCGGCGCGCGACACGCCGCAGGTGCAGGTAGAGGACGACGCCTCCGACGATCGCGAGGATCCAACCGGAATGTTCGTCCCACGTATCCGACCGCACAGCCCCGGCCGAAATGGCTTCGACCCCCGCGCCGGAGAACTGCAGCCAGAACCAAGCGGCTGCGGCGCAAGCCGTGGCACCCAACCAAGCCGGAGGCCCAACGATCTTCATGGGGGCCGGATCCGATCGATCGAGTGGATTTCGGTCACGGAGGAGATCCGGCGGCCGTGTGTCACTCGATCGACAGCAACTCCACGGTGAAGACCAGCGCGGCGCGGTTGGGGATGTCCGGTGGCCGGCCGCGGAGGCCGTAACCGAGAGCATGCGGGATGATCAGGATGCGGCGCTCGCCGACGCGCATGTCCTTGAAGCCCTGCTCCCATCCCTCGATCACTTGGCGCGTGCCGAGCACGAACTCGAACGCATCTGCCGGATCGGTCTTCTTGTCGAACTCGGTGCCGTCGAGCAACGATCCCTCGTAAAGCGCCCGAAGTCTTTGGCGCGGACGAGGAGTCGGTCCGGTTCCCTCTCTGAGTACGACGTAGCGCAACCCGGAGGGCATCTCGATCGCAGTGGGCCATTTCTCGAAGATCACCTGATCCTCTTCGGGACTGAATTCACCCTTGGGAGCCGCGGCGGTCGAGAGGGGTAGACACAGACCGATCGCGAGGAGGCCGACGGAAAGGAGGTAATTGAGGTAAGACCTCGGAACGTGCATGATCGCCAGAAAAGCGAGCGCAGCTGCGAGCGCAACACGGCATCGCAGCGACGGCGATGCCGTGTTGCGATGCCGGAATCAGGCGAGCGTGCGGTGAGGCTCCAGGTCCTCGAGGACCGGAAAACTCCGACGCAAGCCGTGCACGGCCTCCGCATCGAGAGCGGCCGCCAAGGCCGTTTCGCCCGCGTCGGCCTCGGCGACGATCGTGCCGAAGGGATCGACGACGATCGAACCTCCCCGGTAGGTGAATTTCGGATCGCGTCCGCAGCGGTTGGAGCCGACGACCCAACATTGGTTCTCGATCGCGCGTGCCTGCAACAGTGCCCGCCAGTGCGCGTGACGGGCTTCGGGCCAGCTCGCGACGACGACGAGCAGTGTCGCGCCGCGCCGCGCGGCGGTACGGAAGATCTCCGGAAAGCGCAGGTCGTAGCAGATGAAGGGCGCAACCACGAAATCGCCGCACGATACGGTGACGATCTCGCGGCCGGCTTCGTATCGGCGGTGTTCGCCGGTGTGGCTGAACGGGTGAATCTTCGTATAGACGGCAGCGATCGCACCGTCCGGGAGGGCGAGGAGCGCTTGGTTGCGACCACGTCCGTCGGGGGCGCGGGATACGTATCCACCGATCACATACGTCCGGTGCCGAACTGCGAGCGCGGACAGTGCGGATTCGGTCTCGCGGGCCTCCGAATCGGCCACGCGTGCGGGCGACATGCTGAATCCGGTGAGCCCCATCTCGGGCAACACGAGCAGATCGCCGGGCTCGGGCTTCGCCGTCTCAGCAAGGCGGCTTACCGTGGCGATGTTGGCCTCACGGTCTTCCCAAGCGATGTCGTACTGGAGAACGATCGTACGCATCGGAGGTCATGCGAGGCACCGCACGGCCATCGCGCGGAGGACTTCCTCCTGCTCGTTGGGGCGCTGGATGACTTCCTCGAAGGCGCGTACGAACTCGAACTGGTGATCGATCAATGCGCGCAACGCCGGAAGTTTCTTGGGATCACCGGCGAGTTTACCGAGGTACCAAGCGTTTTGCGTGAAGATGTTGAACGCGCTCTTCTCGCCGAGCGCGTCGCCGTAGAGGGCAGCGTGATTGCGCGCGGCCTGTTCGAGCGCGTTCTTGTCGACCCCGCGTGGGCCGAGCGTCACTTCGCCGCCGAGGACGAGCGCTCGGAGTTGGATGAGGATGCGGTTGCGATTCTGCAACGAGGTGAGCACGGGGCGCGCATCGTGCCCGGCGAAGAAGTGACGCCGCAACGCGTCGAGCGTCCACGCGAGGTTGCGCGCGAAGAAGGCCTCGGTGGCCTCGAAGAAATCTCCTTCGCCGAAAGCCGGGACCAGTTCCTCCACGTGTTTCTCCTCGATGCGACCGCCGGGCGTGTCGAGCCAAGTGGCGAGCTTGAGGATCTCTCCCGTGAACAGTCGGGCATTGCCGGCGGTCTTGGCGACGAGCAGCTCGAGTGCATCGTCGGCGAGCGAGACTTGGAGACGTCCACATTCCTCGGCGGCGAGTCCGCGCCAATCGATTGAACTCCCGCCGCGACCACCGCTTTCGCCGGCGAGTTCGAAGTCGCCGTTGCTCTCGCACCACTTGGCAAAGCTGCGTCGGCGATCCACCGGCGAAGCAGAGAACACGACGGCCACTTCCGCCGGGTCGAGCGCAGCGAGCAGTTCCTGCAGATCGGCCACGAGCTTCAACGTACCTTCGGCGCGGCCGGTGACGGAGTCGGCGAGAAAGTTCACGTCCTTGAGCCACACTGCGCGACGACCCCCGAAGAGGCCGAGCGTCTGCACGGCCTCGCGGAAGCGTCTGACCACGGCCTCCACTTCGCCGACGTTCGACGCGAATCCGCTGATCACTTCGCGGGAAAACTCGTCGAGGCCTTCGGCACACTTCGCGAAGCGTGCGCCGGCCGAACGATTGACGAGATAGTCGTCGGGACCGCAGACGAAGACGAAGCGCTTGGGACCAGTTGCCGGCATCGGCTCGATCAAAGCGAGCGTGTCGAAGGTGTGGCAAGCAGCGTGTCGGCGCAAAGTCCGTGCCGGTCGAATGTGAGCGCAGGAAATCCCGCGCCCCGAGCGTGCGAAGGCGCACGCGTGCTTTACCGCGCACCCGATTGCGCAAGAGATTCGAGCCACCCCCTCATGACACCCCTTCGAAAAAGGTTCGCATCGATCCGTCGACAACCGTCGGTGGCCGTCCTCGCTGTTCTATTGTCCGCGATCGCCTTGCGGACGCCTGCCGTCGCGGCTCCCGGGCTCGCGCTTTCCGAACGGGATTGCTTCAGCACCCGGGGCCTCGACCTCTTGGTGTTCAACAACTGGTACGACGGCGCCTTCAGCGACGCCAAGATCGCCGGCATCGAGCTGATCCACCACGACGTGCGCACCGCGACCAACGGCGACGTGCGCTTGAGTGCCACGCCAGAGCAATGGGACACGTTGCCCGAGATGCGGGAGCGCGTGGTGGACCGTGAACGGGGCACGATCGTCGTGACGCTCGCGTATCCGGAGTTTGGATTCACCTACCGGCTCGAGGTGAACGCGCGCGAAGGCGGAGCTGCGATTCGCGTCGTCTCCGACCAGCCGTTGCCGGAGGCTCTCGTCGGTCGTGCGGGATTCAATCTCGAGTTCCTTCCGTCCGCGTACTTCGAGCGCACCTTCTACATGGACGAGACGAGCGGCGTCTTGCCGGTGTATCCGAGCGGACCTTCGGGACCGCCGACGGCGGAGCGGTCCGCCACGGGTGCCTCGACTGCGCGAGAGCCGTTCGCTCGTGGGCGCGTGCTCACGCTCGCGCCGGAGGATCCGCAACGGCGCGTGCAGATTCGCACACGCGAAGGCGAGCTGGCGTTGTACGACGGTCGCAACCAGGCGCAGAACGGCTGGTACGTCGTGCGAACACTACTGCCCGGAGGTCGGACGGGCACGCTCGTCGAGTGGGAGTTGTCGGCCAACACGATCGCCGGATGGACGAGGCCGCCGATGATCGCGCACTCGCAGGTGGGATACCACCCGGATCGTCGCAAGGTCGCGGTCGTGGAGCGTGATCCGGCGGAGGGCGAAGCCGCACCGGTCCGACTCTTGCGCGTTTCGGCCGACGGCACCTTCACCACGGTGTTGGAGCGCAAACCCGAGCCGTGGGGCGTGTATTTGCGTTACCACTACGACGTGTTCGATTTCGGCGAAGTGCGGGAACCCGGACTCTACGTCTTGGAGACCCGAGGCGAACGCACGGCGGCGTTTCGGATCGCGCGCGACGTCTACGCGAGCGCGTGGCAGCCCACGCTCGACGTCTTCTTGCCGGTGCAGATGGACCACATGTTCGTCAACGAGGCCTACCGTGTGTGGCACGGACTCTCGCACATGGACGACGCGCGCCAGGCTCCGCCCGGGCACGTGCACTTCGATCTCTACGCGCAGGGACCGGAGACCGACTCGCCGTTCGCAGCAGGTGAACACATTCCGGGTCTGAACATCGGTGGTTGGTACGACGCGGGCGACTTCGACTTGAGGACGCAGACGCAGTACGCGCTCGTCATGTCGCTCGTGCACACGTGGGAGACTTTTCGACCGGAGCGCGACGAGACCACGATCGATCAGAGGCGGCGACACGTGGAACTCCACCAAGCGGACGGCGTGCCGGACATGTTGCAACAGATCGAGCACGGCACGTTGTTTCTTTTGGCGCAGCAGAAGGTCTTCGGGCACGCGATTCCCGGAGTCGTCGCTCCCGATCTCGGACAATACACGCATCTGGGCGACGGCGGATCGAAGACCGACAACCGCATCCACGACCCCTCGGATCCGGACTCGCCGGCGGACGACCGTTGGGCCTTCACGACGGGGACCACCGCGCTCAATTACGGATCCGCAGCGGCGCTTGCGGCCGCGAGCCGCGCGCTGCGCGGGTGGCGCGACGAACTCGCCGCCGAATGTCTCGCGCATGCCGAGCGCGTGTGGGCGTTCGAGAAGGGGCGGGAGCCGAATCTCTTCCGCCATGGAAACACCACGGGCGGTCATCCTGCCGACGAGGAGTTTCGGGCGGCTCTGGAGTTGTTGCTCGCCACGGGGAAGCACGAGTATGCGCAACGGCTCGGTGGGTTGTGGCCGGAGATCGAGAGTCGTTTCGCCTTCAACGCGGTCACGGCGGTTCGTGCGTTGCCGCACATGGACGAAGGATTTCGGGCCAAGGTGCGAAGCGCTGCGCTCGCGTTTCGGGAACAGTCGGTCGCGGGGAGCGCCGAAAACCCGTTCGGTGTGCCGATCACGCGTGGAGGTTGGGCGGGCAACGGCTTGATCGTGGCGACGGGAATCACGCGTTATCACCTGCACCGGGCTTTTCCTGAGGATTTCGACGACGAAGGCGTACTACGGAGTCTGGAGTATCTGCACGGTTGTCATCCGGCTTCGAATCTCTCGTTCGTGTCGGCCGTCGGCACGCGGTCCAAGATGGTCGCGTACGGGATGAACCGGGCCGATTATTCCTACATCGCCGGCGGGATCGTGCCGGGCGTGCTCGTGTTGAAACCGGACTTTCCCGAGAACAAGGAGGACTGGCCGTTTCTGTGGGGAGAAAACGAATACGTGGTCAACCTCGGGGGCAGCTATCTCTTTCTCGTGCACGCGGCGGACTCGTTGTTGCAGCCGGGGGAGTGACGGCAAAGGCGCATCCGGCCAGAGTCGAGAAGACACGCGGCTGTCGTCGCGCCGAGCCACGCGGCCGCGTCGATCGATGTGAATCCGGCCTCCGGTCCGGCGCCGCACCATTCGGGCGCGACGGACGTCGCACCCGCGAAGGCGACGAGCGCACTCCACCAGACGAGGGCGCACGACACGCACTTCGGCGCCAGCAGCAGAAGCGAGAACGCCGTCGCTGCTCGGATCCTTGCTCGTCGGCGGTCTTGCGTATTCAAGACGTCAGGACGCGGCGACGGTTCCCGCATAATCGTCGTGCCGGCGCACCCAGTCCATGGTTGTATCCGGATTCTCGTTACGCCCGGCCGGTACGAGATCGAGCAGGTTGTACGTGTTGATGATCCGGTCGAGTCCACGACCGTAGGTGGAGTAGGCGTGGAGCACGGAGCCGTCCGGATCTCGCGTGAAGACGCTGAGACCGGGCATCTCCTCCTGCGGCACGGCCCGTCGGCCGTAGTTGTAGTCGACCTCGCCGCGGACGAGGGCCTCTTCGGAAAACGAGACGTGGAAGTCGAAGTTGAACGTCGTGCCGTGGGAGGAGATCCACTCGAAGCGCCAGCCCATGCGTCGTTTGTAGGGCAGGATCTCTTCGATCGGCGCTCGCGAGACCGCGGCGAAGGCGACTTCGCGCGCGGCCAGATGGGGAAGCGTGCCGTCGAAGTGGTCGGCGACGTAGGAGCACGCGCAGCATCCTTCGCCCCACCCGGGGGCGAACATGAAGTGATACACGATCAACTGGCTCTTGCCGGCGAAGAGTTCAGCGAGCCGGACGGTTCCGCGATCGGAGACGAAGCGGTAGTCGTGGTCGAGTCGACGACGCGGGAGGGCCCGGCGACGGGCGGAGAGCGCGTCGCGACGGCGATCGAGCTCCTTCTCTTCGCGAAGGAGTTCGACGCGTGCGGCGAGCCAGTCTTCCGAGGTGGCGACGGCGGCCGAGGTGGACGGGATGGCGAGGGACGGCGAGGACATGCGGATGTATTTGTTTTGTGGTTACGAGGGTGAATCGGACGAGGACAAGGCTCCCGCGGACGGGCACCGTGGTGTGTCCGCGAGGGAAGGTCGGAGATGCGAGTGCGCCGTCTAGGCGTCGGACGCGGTGGGGCGGAGGGCGAGGTATTCGGTGTGCAGTCGCGCTTGGGCTTCCCAGAAGGGCGCGCGAGGCGTTCCCTCGAGTTGCTCCAAGAGAATGCGGACGTGGAGGTGCCAGCCGCTGGCGAAATCGCAGAGTTCGGGCAGATCGTCGCCGCGGGCGCGGTGGGTGAGGACGAGGAGGACTTTGTCGTCTTGCGCGGAGAGTTCGAACGTCACTTCGGAGTCTTCTCCGCCGAAGGTGTGCACGAGCAGATGCGGGGGCTCGCAACGGATCACGCGGCCTTCG from Opitutales bacterium ASA1 encodes the following:
- the rsgA_1 gene encoding ribosome small subunit-dependent GTPase A, whose product is MGWNEFFAPAFAAFEERGFVPGRVALEHKHAYVLLTTEGEVVGEVSGRLLNTSQRASLPAVGDWVVFERRARGSRATIHGVLPRRTVFSRRAAGEREQEQVVAANVDTVFLVAGLDVDFNPRRTERYLALARGSGARPVVILNKADMCAEVEVCTAAIRNVAGNAAVHAISAVDGRGLEALHPYLGRGRTVALLGSSGVGKSTLANRFLGEDRQAVGTVKEDDGRGRHTTTHRELILLPDGTLLVDTPGMRELQLWSSARDGLRAVFPEIMELAASCRFRDCHHTQEPGCAVRAAVAGGELPPERWASFEKLRAELEALEAKVSGTVRRATRVRGRRIMRG
- a CDS encoding response regulator transcription factor → MTVAEHEGWAVCGEAATGEEAVAIAKSARPDVMILDFTMPGLNGLEAAKRIREEAPETELLMLTMHETESLVREAIAVGVRGFILKSDAGRLLEEAIESLLQKRPYFTGKVSQLILQRYVNPTESVEIDDSAVKRLSPREQEVVRLVAEGLSTKETAARLGISPKTAETHRTNIMRKLNLHSVTELVRFAIRHKIVSV
- a CDS encoding carbon-nitrogen family hydrolase; amino-acid sequence: MRTIVLQYDIAWEDREANIATVSRLAETAKPEPGDLLVLPEMGLTGFSMSPARVADSEARETESALSALAVRHRTYVIGGYVSRAPDGRGRNQALLALPDGAIAAVYTKIHPFSHTGEHRRYEAGREIVTVSCGDFVVAPFICYDLRFPEIFRTAARRGATLLVVVASWPEARHAHWRALLQARAIENQCWVVGSNRCGRDPKFTYRGGSIVVDPFGTIVAEADAGETALAAALDAEAVHGLRRSFPVLEDLEPHRTLA
- a CDS encoding thioredoxin family protein; its protein translation is MSSPSLAIPSTSAAVATSEDWLAARVELLREEKELDRRRDALSARRRALPRRRLDHDYRFVSDRGTVRLAELFAGKSQLIVYHFMFAPGWGEGCCACSYVADHFDGTLPHLAAREVAFAAVSRAPIEEILPYKRRMGWRFEWISSHGTTFNFDFHVSFSEEALVRGEVDYNYGRRAVPQEEMPGLSVFTRDPDGSVLHAYSTYGRGLDRIINTYNLLDLVPAGRNENPDTTMDWVRRHDDYAGTVAAS
- a CDS encoding SRPBCC family protein; the encoded protein is MIDNNAHATFPTPAELRLVRLLPGPIERVWSWVVDPAKRVRWLAGGIFEAEPGGRIVFEMHHAKLAPGETPPDKWKHVHDPGVSFEGRVIRCEPPHLLVHTFGGEDSEVTFELSAQDDKVLLVLTHRARGDDLPELCDFASGWHLHVRILLEQLEGTPRAPFWEAQARLHTEYLALRPTASDA